The genome window GGAGATTATCGGTGACACGGAGACAGGTCAGGCCTTCCAGGAACTTCTCTCCCGGGTCGATTGGGACTGGGAAGAACAACTTTCACGACTGACCGGTGACACAGTTGCGCACCAGCTCGGTGAACTGGTGCGCAAGGGGCAGCGGTGGCTCACAGAAAGTGGTGACACACTACAACAGGATTTGTCCGAGTACCTTCAGGAGGAAGCGAGACTGCTTCCTGCCCGTGTTGAACTCAGCACATTTCTTGATGCCGTGGACCAGCTCCGATCCGACACTGACCGCCTGTCAGCTCGCGTTGAACGCCTGCTTAACCTGCACGAGGAGGCATCATGATCCGGCCAGGACAGTTGCTACGACTGTTGCATATCAACTGGGTGCTGGTCAGAAACGGGCTCGACGAAGTCATCCTCGCAACCCACCTGTTCCGACCGGTGCGCTTCCTGCGCTGGCTCGCGCCCTGGCATCTTCTCAGCCGGCGCACTCCGCGTGCAGTACGCATTCGTCGCACGCTTGAAGACCTCGGCCCGATATTCGTCAAATTCGGCCAAATCCTGTCCACCCGCAAAGATCTGCTACCCGATGATATTGCCGATGAACTGGCCAAGCTGCAGGACCGGGTTCCTCCTTTTAGCGGGGATCTGGCCTCTGCCATCATAGAAAAAACCCATGGTCGCCCCGTGCAGGATATTTTCGCCCACTTCGACACTGTGCCACTGGCTTCCGCCTCGGTGGCCCAGGTCCACGCCGCCACACTTAACAGTGGCGAAGATGTTGTCGTCAAGGTATTACGCCCCGGCATTGAACCGGTGATTCGGCGTGACGTCAGCCTGCTCCACTACATCGCAGGCCTTGCAGAGCGTTACTGGAGTGAAGGCCGGCGCCTGCGCCCGCGTGAGGTCGTTGCCGAATTCGAGAAAACGCTCTACGAGGAAATGGACCTGTTGCGCGAAGCCGCGAACGCCTCACAATTGCGACGTAATTTCGAGGATTCCACGCTATTGCATGTTCCCGAGGTGTACTGGCCCTATTGCCGTCACAATGTAATGGTGATGGAACGCATCTACGGCATCCCGGTCAGTGATCTGGATGCGCTACACGAAGCCGGTGTGGATATGAAGTCCCTGTCAGAACGTGGCGTGGAAATCTTTTTTACCCAGGTGTTCCGGCACAATTTTTTTCATGCCGATATGCACCCCGGCAATATTTTTGTGTCCCGTGAAGGGCAGTACATGGCCGTGGACTTCGGCATCATGGGCACCCTGAGTCCGGTCGACCAGCGCTACCTGGCAGAAAACTTTCTGGCTTTTTTCCGACGCGACTATTACCGGGTCGCGCAGCTTCATGTTGAATCAGAATGGGTACCGAAAGGTACCCGGGTTGATGAATTCGAATCTGCCATCCGCTCGGTTTGTGAACCGATTTTTGAAAGACCTCTTAAAGAAATCTCCTTTGGCCAGCTATTACTTCGACTGTTTCAGACGGCACGGCGCTTTGACATGGAGATACAGCCACAACTCGTACTGCTGCAAAAAACCCTGCTCAACATCGAAGGCCTTGGCCGACAGCTCTACCCCGACCTCGATCTCTGGCAAACCGCAAAACCATTCCTGGAACGCTGGATGAGTGAGCAGGTTGGAGCACGCGCATTTGTCGGTCGTATGAAACGCAGCTTTCCCGAGTGGAGCGAGCGTCTGCCGGAAATTCCCGAACTGGTTCACCGAACCTTGCAACAGGCCTCTGAAGGCAAGCTGCAAGTTCAGTGGGAATCACGAGAACTGGAAAAACTCCGCCACCAGATGCAGCGCTCCAGCCAAAGGACGATTTATGCAATACTCGGCAGCGGCTTTTTAATCAGTGCCTCACTGATCTACGGACTCGACGGCTATACGCCTGCCATGCTCGGCGGCGCGCCGCTATTAAGCTGGGTGTTTGGTGGAATTTCTGCGCTACTGTTCCTGGCCGCCTGGGAAACCGACTAGTCGACAGGCATAAAAAACCCGCCTTGAGGCGGGTTAAAATGTGGCTCTTTAGTTACTTATAGCTATTTTTAAAGTTGAGCCTTGTTGTTGTCTTGTTACGCCGTGCGACTCCTCCGAATCGTCTGCGTTTATTATCTTTGTCTCTCCTCCAACACCGTCTCTGCAAGCACTCTCTACTTCACTGTTATTCGCTGCGTTGATTTTTGTTGTGTAATAACTAGAGCAACAAGCGTGCCTGTTTTAAATTATCAATAAAATCATTTAGTTAAGCCGGTGAGCCAAAGATAATGTTCGGTAATGTAATTATTACCGACAACAGCGGCTTAACAGAAGGCCCTTATATACCATATCTATCAGTAAGTTAGATCCCTCTAACGGGTTCGTTACATTTTTTATTATGTGTAAATATCTTCGACACCCAAAAGGCGGCATTAATAAAACGCCTCCCTTTAGTCACTAATACTGAACCTCACACAGGGTGCAGTAAATCCACAGCCGCCATCAGAACAACCAGTGCAATGACCCAGAACAACACAATCCATACGGCAGACTGGCGAGCCTTGCGCTTCTCCAGCCAGGTACGCGGCCTTACTCCCTTGGCCAGGAAAACCAGATTGGCAGACAAGTTAACGCAAACGATATTGGCCGCAAGCAGTAAAGCGGCGCCTGTCGCCATGTCAGACTGCCCGGACGCCAGCATCATTCCCAGTGCGGCGGTCGGCGGCAGTAATGCAACCGCGACCATCACACCTACCAATGCACTGGCAACTCCGCTGGTCAGTGAAAGAACAGCCGCAGCGCCTGAAGCCAGTGCCAGTACGATGCCGTCAAAACCGACCGTAGTACGCGAAAGAATCTCCGGTCCCGGTACCTCGACCGGCCAGAACCAGCCAATCAGAAAAGACAACACCAGCGCCAGCGCCACACCGGCCAGGTTGGTCTTGAGGGATTCCTGCAGGAGGTCCCGGTCACCCAGCGTAGCGGCAAATGCCAGCGCAATGTTCGGGCCGAGCAGGGGAGCAATTACCATCGCACCGACGATAACAGCGACGTTATCTTCCAGCAGGCCAATCGCCGCTACCACGGTTGAAAGAAATACCAGGATCAGGAAATTGGCGTTCAGCCGTGCGCCTTTTTCGATCTCGCTGTACAACTCCTCGCGCGTCAGACCACTACCGGATTTCGCCGAGGCATTACCGTTGTCCGGGGTATCATCTGTTTTCGGAGCAGGGCGGGGCAGGACTGCCTCGACCGGCTGCACAATGATGTGGGCATTCTCCGCCGTTCCCAGCAAACTCTGCAATGCATCCAGCACAGTCTGGCGTGAATCATCCGCCACCAGCATTTTCACGCTACGGCGCTGGTCCTCAACGGTCTGGCTGTACCAGCAATCCAGTGCTCCGTATTGTTCAGCCAGACTGACCAGCGTATCAAGATGACCGGCATCGGCAACGACTTCAATAAGTTTCATGGTTTCTTTGTTGGGTGGCCGCGCTATGGTCGCTGCAGGGCTACTTCCACCTCGTCACGCTTTGCCTTCCCGACCAGGCGTTCAATCAGTGCCAGCGCAAAATCCATGGCAGTACCAGGCCCGCGAGAAGTGATAACCGTTCCATCCTCGACCACAGCGTCCGTGCGATAATCAACCCCGCTGACGTCATCAAGCACACCGGGAAAGCTGGTCACCTGTCGGCCTTCGAGTAGCCCGCTATGCGCAAGCACTTTGGGTGCAGCACAAATAGCCGCCGTATAGCGGCCGGCGGACGCCATCTCCTTTAGTAACGCATGAATACGTGGATCTCTGTCGAGATGGTCGGCGCCGGGCAACCCTCCTGGCAGCACCAGCATGTCGTAATTATGTGTCAGCGCTTCATCAAGCGTGGTATCGGGAACCAGAACAGTTCCACGCGATGCCTTGACTGGCTGATCGTCGAGCCCGGCCGTCACCACATCAATGCCGGCGCGGCGCATCAGGTCAATTACAGTGACGGCTTCGAGTTCTTCGCATCCCTGCGCGAGGGGGACCAGTACGCTTGCCATGTCTTTTCACCCTCCTGTTGCTGTTCAATCAGTTTCCGCACCGGCACCAGACGAATACCCATCTTCGCCAGCTGTGGAAGTCGTTGCTCCAGCACCGCCAGCGTCTGCGGGTAAGGGTGTCCGATTGCCAGCGCGGTGCCCTGTTCACGCGCCAATGCTACCAGCCTGTCGAACTGAAAGGCTATGTCCTTTTTATCATGACTGTTGTCCAGGAACACATTGCGTCGAATACCGGGTACACCGGTTTCCTCCGCAACCTGCAGGGCCACTGTGGCCCTGGTGGTCCTGCTGTCGACAAAAAACAATGTCCCCTGATGCTGAAGGGTCTCCATCAACCAGCGCATGTGACCGGGATGGCGGGTCAACAGGCTGCCCATGTGATTATTGACGCCAATAACATGCGGCACACGCTGAAGGTTCTCGAGCACTGTCCCGACAAATTCGCTTTTGGTCATTTGCAGGGTAACAGCACCGGCATCCAGTGGACGACCATCGACACTGTCCATCGGGAGGTGCAGTAGCACTTCACGTCCATGATCATTTGCCTGGTTGGCAAGTTCACGGGTGTGGCTTGCGTGCGGCAGAAAAGCACAGGCTACCGGACCGGGCAGGGCGAGTACCCGGCGACCGGTTTCCAGTCGCTTGCCCATATCATCAATAATGATGCCAATAACTGCTTGCGACGTAACGGGTGGCTGTGCGTGCACCTGTTGTGCAAAAAAACCCCACAAAAAAAGAACCGGCCAGAGGCCGGTTGTTTTTGTCATTGCATGTGTTCCCGTTGTATGGCGAGACCGCGTAGCAAATTCAGCGCCTCGTAGAGCTGGTAGTCTGTTTGTGCCAGGGATTCCTTCTTTTTCGCTTCTTTCGAATCGCCGGCACCGTCCTTCTTGCCATTGCCGTTAGCCAGATGCCCGGACAGATCCGCTTCCTTGATCGGGTCAAAAGTTCGTTCGACTGCGGAAATGTTAACTTGCTCCAGCTCGATATCGGGCTTGATGCCTTCCGCCTGGATGGAACGTCCGGACGGTGTAAAGTAACGCGCAGTGGTCAGCTTCACGGCCGTGCCATTACTCAGGGGTAATATCGTCTGCACGGAACCCTTGCCGAAAGTCTGCGTGCCGACAATGATGGCGCGGCTGTGGTCCTGAAGCGCACCGGACACAATTTCCGAGGCAGACGCCGAACCCTGATTAACCAGTACGATCAGCGGAGAGCTATCGAGTATATCGTCCGGGGTTGCATTGAAGCGCAGCCGTGAATCATTGACCCGACCCTCTGTGTAGACAATCAAACCTTTCTTGAGGAAAGCATCAGAAACGGCCACCGCACCATTCAGAACACCACCCGGGTTATTGCGCAGATCCAGCACCATACCTCTCAGTGAGCCGCCAGCCTGCTTCTTCAGCGCTTCGATAGCTGTCACCATATTGTCCGCTGTCTTGGACTGGAATTGTGATATGCGCACATAGCCAAAACCGTCTTCCAGCATGCGCTTCTTGACACTCTTGACCTTGATGACGTCGCGCTTGATCTCTATCTTCAGGGGCTTCTCGACACCCTCGCGTACGATGGTCAGCTTGAGCACAGAACCCGGCTTGCCACGCATGATTTTCACAGCATCGTTCAGTGTCAGGCCTTTTACCGGCGTGTCATCGAGACGAATTATCAGATCTCCGGCCTTGACGCCGGCCCGTTGCGCCGGCGTATCGTCGATGGGTGCGATGACCTTGACGAAACCGTCTTCCATTCCGACTTCGATACCCAGCCCGCCGAACTCACCGGTGGTGCCAACCTGCAATTCCTTGAACTGCTCACGATCCAGGTAGGAGGAGTGCGGGTCGAGACCGGAAAGCATGCCGCGAATGGCATTCTCCAGCAACTCGCTGTCTTCGACATCCTCCACATAGTCGTTCTTGATGCGGCCGAAGACATCGGTAAAGGTCCGCAGCTCATCGACCGGCAGGCCACGTACTGTGGCCGGCGCTTCGCGTTCAGCAAATACGCCTTGCCCGATTGACAGGGAAACACCGATGGTTAATCCAATCAGCACTAAAAAAATATTTTGCCGTTTCACACTCATTAAAAACCTGACCTGGCGAAATCACTGTCGCCTCGAAATTAGAATTAATAAAAGCCTGCCAAGGGGTTGGCTTTAAATACAGTGCCGACCATACCATAGCCGGACAAGATTTGGCCAAACCTGCGCCACTAACTTGCCGCACCTGATGGTTTCCCTCGGCACCATTTGCGTGGATTGACAGGACGCCCCTTGTGACGCACCTCGAAATACAACCCGGAACGGGTCTGACCGCCACTGGCGCCCAATGTTGCAACCGTCTCCCCACTATCGACCCATTCCCCGACTTCCTTATAGAGCGCCTGATTATGACCGTATAAGCTCATATAGCCATCGCCGTGATCGATAATCAGCAACAGGCCGAAGCCCCGCATCCAGTCGGAAAACGCCACCCGACCCTGGGCAACGGCATGTACCTTGCCGCCTTCTGGCGCTGTAATCAGCACACCCTGCCATGCCAGCCCGCTATCCCCACGCGGCGTACCGAAGCGGACGCTGAGTTGGCCACGGGCGGGCCAGTTCAGCGCACCCTTCAATGCCTTGAAAGGCTTGTTGTGTGCCGTATCGGCGGGGATATCCGCGAGTAATTCCTGCAGTGAGTGCACCAACTCCTGCAAACGTCGCTCATCCACCTGGAGTTGTTTTAATGCACCGCCCTGTTTTGCCAGTTGCTGTCTGAGTTCAGCAACCGCCTTCTTCCGCAACTGCTTTTGCTCTGCCAGCTGAGTGATACGCGCGCGCTGGGTGCCTTTTAGTTCGGACAATACCCGTGACTTCTTCTCGATATCACCCTGTAGCACCTGCAGCCGCTTTATCGAGGCATTCATGGCATCGATTTTTTCTGCACGTGCCCGGGTAAAGTAGCCAAAATAAGTCAACACGCGTCCGACAGCATCCGGCTGCTCCTGGTTCAACAGCAACTTGACCTGTTTCTGTCGGCCCATGACATAGGCGCTACGGGCTTCATATGCCAGCTGGTCTCTTTGCGCCCCAAGCTGGCGGGTTTCCTCCTGCCGCTGTCGCTGTAACTCAGCCAGCTGCTTGATTACCGCATTCAACCGCTTCTCCGTATGCCCGAGCGCTTTCCGGGAAACATTGATTTCACGATCAATATCGCGCAGTGCTTTTTCTTCGCGGGTTTTCTGCTTGCGCCTGACTTCAAGCCGGTTTTGCAAATGATGAATACGGGTGCGTAGTTCACCGAGTTCACGCGTCCGCGCAGCGGCGTCTTCTGTTGCACTGAGGGGTACGGGCAGACCTGCCAGAACGATGCTTAAAACCAGCCAGGCACACCGGCACAACATCAGTTTGTGGCCACATATGCGACCATACCGGCTCAGGCCCCTGTCTCCATGCCGGTGACGGTCTGACCGGTTTCATCGGCTGGCTGCCATTCAATCAGTGAACGGCCTGTCATTTCCGCTGGCGGCTGCAGCCCCATTATATCGATGAGACTCGGCACAATGTCGGACAATGCACCGTCATTTAACCGGGCCGGGCGACCCACGTAGACCAACGGAACCACATTGGAGGTATGCGCGGTATGCGCCTGGCCGGTTTCCTTGTCGCGCATCTGCTCGGCGTTTCCATGATCTGCTGTAATCAGCGCTTCGCCACCGGCTGCCTGCAGTGCCGGCAAAACTCTGCCCAGGCATTCATCGATGGCCTCGATCGCTTTGACGGCCGCCTCCATGTTGCCGGTATGGCCGACCATGTCCGGGTTCGCATAGTTGCAGATGATGGCGTCATAATTCCCGCCCTCTATGGCCTCGATCAAGTGGTCTGTCAGCTTCGGTGCGTTCATCTCGGGTTGCAGGTCATAAGTATCAACCAGCGGGGAGGGTACCAGTATGCGCTCCTCACCCTCGAAGGGTTCTTCCACGCCACCATTAAAAAAGAATGTCACGTGGGCATATTTTTCCGTTTCGG of Thiogranum longum contains these proteins:
- a CDS encoding S41 family peptidase, translated to MSVKRQNIFLVLIGLTIGVSLSIGQGVFAEREAPATVRGLPVDELRTFTDVFGRIKNDYVEDVEDSELLENAIRGMLSGLDPHSSYLDREQFKELQVGTTGEFGGLGIEVGMEDGFVKVIAPIDDTPAQRAGVKAGDLIIRLDDTPVKGLTLNDAVKIMRGKPGSVLKLTIVREGVEKPLKIEIKRDVIKVKSVKKRMLEDGFGYVRISQFQSKTADNMVTAIEALKKQAGGSLRGMVLDLRNNPGGVLNGAVAVSDAFLKKGLIVYTEGRVNDSRLRFNATPDDILDSSPLIVLVNQGSASASEIVSGALQDHSRAIIVGTQTFGKGSVQTILPLSNGTAVKLTTARYFTPSGRSIQAEGIKPDIELEQVNISAVERTFDPIKEADLSGHLANGNGKKDGAGDSKEAKKKESLAQTDYQLYEALNLLRGLAIQREHMQ
- a CDS encoding DJ-1 family glyoxalase III, whose translation is MASVLVPLAQGCEELEAVTVIDLMRRAGIDVVTAGLDDQPVKASRGTVLVPDTTLDEALTHNYDMLVLPGGLPGADHLDRDPRIHALLKEMASAGRYTAAICAAPKVLAHSGLLEGRQVTSFPGVLDDVSGVDYRTDAVVEDGTVITSRGPGTAMDFALALIERLVGKAKRDEVEVALQRP
- a CDS encoding divergent polysaccharide deacetylase family protein, which produces MTKTTGLWPVLFLWGFFAQQVHAQPPVTSQAVIGIIIDDMGKRLETGRRVLALPGPVACAFLPHASHTRELANQANDHGREVLLHLPMDSVDGRPLDAGAVTLQMTKSEFVGTVLENLQRVPHVIGVNNHMGSLLTRHPGHMRWLMETLQHQGTLFFVDSRTTRATVALQVAEETGVPGIRRNVFLDNSHDKKDIAFQFDRLVALAREQGTALAIGHPYPQTLAVLEQRLPQLAKMGIRLVPVRKLIEQQQEGEKTWQAYWSPSRRDAKNSKPSL
- a CDS encoding murein hydrolase activator EnvC family protein; translated protein: MLCRCAWLVLSIVLAGLPVPLSATEDAAARTRELGELRTRIHHLQNRLEVRRKQKTREEKALRDIDREINVSRKALGHTEKRLNAVIKQLAELQRQRQEETRQLGAQRDQLAYEARSAYVMGRQKQVKLLLNQEQPDAVGRVLTYFGYFTRARAEKIDAMNASIKRLQVLQGDIEKKSRVLSELKGTQRARITQLAEQKQLRKKAVAELRQQLAKQGGALKQLQVDERRLQELVHSLQELLADIPADTAHNKPFKALKGALNWPARGQLSVRFGTPRGDSGLAWQGVLITAPEGGKVHAVAQGRVAFSDWMRGFGLLLIIDHGDGYMSLYGHNQALYKEVGEWVDSGETVATLGASGGQTRSGLYFEVRHKGRPVNPRKWCRGKPSGAAS
- a CDS encoding ubiquinone biosynthesis accessory factor UbiJ, whose translation is MSTPALISAALESALDLYLKQDPDALQRCAALRDKVIAINLTGTDFSLYLLPDAEGIKVLTHYEGKPDTLLRGTPAGFARLALETREDALFHGAVEIIGDTETGQAFQELLSRVDWDWEEQLSRLTGDTVAHQLGELVRKGQRWLTESGDTLQQDLSEYLQEEARLLPARVELSTFLDAVDQLRSDTDRLSARVERLLNLHEEAS
- a CDS encoding TIGR00341 family protein, with product MKLIEVVADAGHLDTLVSLAEQYGALDCWYSQTVEDQRRSVKMLVADDSRQTVLDALQSLLGTAENAHIIVQPVEAVLPRPAPKTDDTPDNGNASAKSGSGLTREELYSEIEKGARLNANFLILVFLSTVVAAIGLLEDNVAVIVGAMVIAPLLGPNIALAFAATLGDRDLLQESLKTNLAGVALALVLSFLIGWFWPVEVPGPEILSRTTVGFDGIVLALASGAAAVLSLTSGVASALVGVMVAVALLPPTAALGMMLASGQSDMATGAALLLAANIVCVNLSANLVFLAKGVRPRTWLEKRKARQSAVWIVLFWVIALVVLMAAVDLLHPV
- the ubiB gene encoding ubiquinone biosynthesis regulatory protein kinase UbiB; amino-acid sequence: MIRPGQLLRLLHINWVLVRNGLDEVILATHLFRPVRFLRWLAPWHLLSRRTPRAVRIRRTLEDLGPIFVKFGQILSTRKDLLPDDIADELAKLQDRVPPFSGDLASAIIEKTHGRPVQDIFAHFDTVPLASASVAQVHAATLNSGEDVVVKVLRPGIEPVIRRDVSLLHYIAGLAERYWSEGRRLRPREVVAEFEKTLYEEMDLLREAANASQLRRNFEDSTLLHVPEVYWPYCRHNVMVMERIYGIPVSDLDALHEAGVDMKSLSERGVEIFFTQVFRHNFFHADMHPGNIFVSREGQYMAVDFGIMGTLSPVDQRYLAENFLAFFRRDYYRVAQLHVESEWVPKGTRVDEFESAIRSVCEPIFERPLKEISFGQLLLRLFQTARRFDMEIQPQLVLLQKTLLNIEGLGRQLYPDLDLWQTAKPFLERWMSEQVGARAFVGRMKRSFPEWSERLPEIPELVHRTLQQASEGKLQVQWESRELEKLRHQMQRSSQRTIYAILGSGFLISASLIYGLDGYTPAMLGGAPLLSWVFGGISALLFLAAWETD